A genomic segment from Curtobacterium sp. MCSS17_007 encodes:
- a CDS encoding MFS transporter has protein sequence MSTTAQPVPIRTLVRQDPTLRRLLTVTLVDTLGRGAFFTLTSLYLITIVGIPAVAVGLGLTVAGAVGVAASLVFGHLADRFSARRMLVWLHLVQGLALISYVLVHDLPTLIATASVVTLAQQGGGSVRSAAVGRAFPGSERVRVRATMRTVTNVGIGVGTALAAVPLAIGTGEAYRVTMVLSGALFLASAVLVAGLPAVRVDAAPVSRTDTGTIVRPDPADRSPYRDVRFLTVTALTGLFGMQFGLFEVGVPIWVVQHTVAPDVLVSPLLLVNTVIVVLLQVRLSRGTDTVAGAARVMRHAGWVMVLACGLWAAAGWVRGDDWVPVAVAAGVLVVAAVAHSLAEITSSAAGWALSFELAPAGRIGAYQGVYGTGYAVAAMIAPTVVTLTAVDLGTAGWGILAVVFLGSALGVAAVAGRAARTTVTV, from the coding sequence GTGAGCACCACCGCGCAACCGGTCCCGATCCGCACCCTCGTCCGACAGGACCCGACCCTCCGACGGCTGCTCACGGTCACGCTGGTGGACACCCTCGGCCGGGGTGCCTTCTTCACGCTCACCTCGCTGTACCTCATCACGATCGTCGGGATCCCCGCCGTCGCGGTCGGTCTCGGGCTCACGGTCGCCGGGGCGGTCGGGGTTGCCGCGTCGCTCGTGTTCGGGCACCTCGCGGACCGGTTCAGCGCGCGGCGGATGCTCGTCTGGCTGCACCTCGTGCAGGGCCTCGCGCTCATCAGCTACGTGCTCGTCCACGACCTGCCGACCCTCATCGCGACGGCCTCCGTCGTGACGCTCGCGCAGCAGGGCGGTGGTTCGGTGCGGAGCGCCGCGGTCGGCCGGGCGTTCCCCGGCTCCGAGCGCGTCCGGGTCCGGGCGACCATGCGCACGGTCACGAACGTCGGCATCGGTGTGGGGACCGCCCTCGCCGCGGTCCCGCTCGCGATCGGTACCGGCGAGGCCTACCGCGTGACGATGGTCCTGTCCGGCGCGCTGTTCCTGGCGTCGGCGGTCCTCGTCGCCGGTCTCCCGGCGGTGCGCGTCGACGCGGCCCCCGTCAGCCGCACGGACACCGGCACGATCGTCCGCCCCGACCCCGCGGACCGGAGTCCCTACCGAGACGTGCGGTTCCTCACCGTGACCGCCCTGACGGGGCTGTTCGGCATGCAGTTCGGCCTGTTCGAGGTCGGCGTGCCGATCTGGGTCGTGCAGCACACCGTCGCGCCCGACGTGCTCGTGTCGCCACTGCTGCTCGTGAACACCGTGATCGTCGTCCTGCTGCAGGTCCGGCTGAGCCGCGGGACCGACACCGTCGCCGGGGCAGCGCGGGTGATGCGGCACGCTGGCTGGGTGATGGTCCTCGCGTGCGGCCTCTGGGCCGCGGCCGGCTGGGTCCGGGGCGACGACTGGGTGCCCGTGGCGGTCGCAGCCGGGGTGCTCGTGGTCGCGGCGGTCGCGCACTCGCTCGCCGAGATCACCTCGAGTGCGGCGGGGTGGGCGCTGAGCTTCGAGCTGGCGCCGGCCGGGCGGATCGGCGCCTACCAGGGCGTGTACGGCACGGGGTACGCGGTCGCGGCGATGATCGCCCCCACCGTGGTGACCCTCACCGCCGTCGACCTCGGGACCGCCGGCTGGGGGATCCTCGCCGTCGTGTTCCTCGGCTCGGCGCTCGGGGTGGCCGCGGTCGCCGGACGAGCCGCGCGGACGACGGTCACCGTCTGA
- a CDS encoding DUF5937 family protein — protein MIRYRLDPTDVSAVRFGISPLSELGLGLRAFRAPERYPLQRPWLGRIAGVLPVLDRPVLAGLVDERRWVADFVNPRPESPLGSFDDELRALTRISPARLRTDLERVHGTVPDAFLGRHEDVVDRLVRALATTWELCFAPYWPRMRRVLQADVTHRGRIAAHEGVGAVLGGLSESVRFDGRLLDVRLNSPIARDRPVQGEGLTLVPSVFVVSASTPIDDDLPPTVMYPARGQGAMWSTASHPDAGAVRDLLGATRAALLDALGEPASSTDLAMRFGVSTSAVNQHLRVMERGGLLNRTRYGRAVLYYRSTVGDALVRRE, from the coding sequence ATGATCCGGTACCGCCTCGATCCGACGGACGTCTCGGCGGTGCGCTTCGGGATCTCGCCACTGTCGGAGTTGGGTCTGGGGCTGCGCGCCTTCCGAGCGCCGGAGCGGTACCCGCTGCAGCGTCCGTGGCTCGGGCGCATCGCCGGTGTGCTGCCCGTCCTCGACCGGCCCGTCCTCGCCGGCCTGGTCGACGAGCGCCGGTGGGTCGCGGACTTCGTCAACCCCCGCCCGGAGTCACCCCTCGGGTCGTTCGACGACGAGCTCCGAGCCCTCACCCGGATCTCCCCCGCGCGGCTCCGCACCGACCTCGAGCGGGTGCACGGCACTGTGCCGGACGCGTTCCTCGGTCGACACGAGGACGTCGTCGACCGGCTCGTGCGGGCGCTCGCGACGACGTGGGAGCTCTGCTTCGCGCCGTACTGGCCGCGCATGCGCCGCGTGCTGCAGGCCGACGTGACGCACCGTGGCCGGATCGCCGCGCACGAGGGCGTCGGCGCGGTGCTCGGCGGCTTGTCGGAGTCCGTGCGCTTCGACGGGCGGCTCCTCGACGTCCGCCTGAACAGCCCGATCGCGCGTGACCGCCCGGTGCAGGGCGAGGGACTGACACTCGTGCCATCGGTGTTCGTCGTCAGCGCGTCGACCCCGATCGACGACGACCTGCCGCCGACCGTCATGTACCCGGCGCGGGGGCAGGGTGCGATGTGGTCGACCGCCTCGCACCCGGACGCCGGTGCCGTCCGTGACCTGCTCGGAGCCACGCGCGCCGCGCTGCTCGACGCACTCGGCGAGCCGGCGTCGTCGACCGACCTCGCGATGCGCTTCGGGGTGTCGACGTCGGCCGTCAACCAGCACCTGCGCGTGATGGAGCGCGGCGGACTGCTCAACCGGACCCGGTACGGTCGGGCGGTCCTGTACTACCGCAGCACCGTCGGCGACGCGCTCGTCCGACGGGAGTGA
- a CDS encoding D-arabinono-1,4-lactone oxidase: MAATTRTNWAGNVTYRASALERPTSVAALQQLVAATPRLTALGSTHSFNGIADTDAVQVTLTDMPPVLEVDTDRRVVRVAAGMTHAQVASGLEARGWALANLASLPHISTAGAVATGTHGSGVRNPSLAQAVIGLELVRASGDVVRVDGSSPDGALDAHRVALGALGVVTAVELAIEPTFQVATTVHLDLLWDAVTAQFDAVMSDAYSVSMFTSFDDRGARQVWTKHRVDEPDPSVDLVALGARRADGPVHPGENDAASVTEQGGVPGPWAERLPHFRSTFEPSTGAEIQAEYLIPAEHAVAALEALRPLESVFAPLLIAAEVRTIAADTAWLAPSSGRQSVGLHFTFRRDAEAVAAVVVRIEELLAPFDPRPHWGKVSAASVERLHEAYPRLDDFAALARDTDPTGRFRNAFLARLLS, from the coding sequence GTGGCCGCGACGACCCGCACCAACTGGGCGGGGAACGTCACCTACCGTGCTTCCGCGCTCGAACGTCCCACCTCGGTGGCGGCGCTCCAGCAGCTCGTCGCGGCCACCCCGCGCCTGACGGCGCTCGGCTCGACGCACTCGTTCAACGGGATCGCCGACACCGACGCCGTGCAGGTGACGCTCACCGACATGCCGCCGGTGCTCGAGGTCGACACCGACCGGCGGGTCGTCCGGGTCGCCGCCGGCATGACGCACGCGCAGGTCGCGTCCGGTCTGGAGGCGCGGGGCTGGGCCCTCGCGAACCTGGCCTCCCTGCCGCACATCTCCACCGCGGGCGCGGTCGCCACCGGCACGCACGGTTCCGGCGTCCGGAACCCGTCGCTCGCGCAGGCGGTCATCGGTCTCGAGCTCGTCCGCGCCTCCGGCGACGTGGTCCGTGTCGACGGCTCGTCGCCGGACGGCGCCCTCGACGCGCACCGGGTGGCACTCGGCGCGCTCGGGGTCGTGACCGCGGTCGAGCTCGCGATCGAGCCGACGTTCCAGGTCGCCACGACCGTGCACCTCGACCTGCTGTGGGACGCCGTGACGGCGCAGTTCGACGCGGTGATGTCGGACGCCTACTCGGTGTCGATGTTCACGTCCTTCGACGACCGGGGTGCCCGCCAGGTCTGGACGAAGCACCGCGTGGACGAGCCGGATCCCTCGGTCGACCTCGTCGCGCTCGGCGCCCGCCGTGCGGACGGGCCGGTGCACCCGGGCGAGAACGACGCCGCGAGTGTCACCGAGCAGGGCGGCGTCCCCGGTCCCTGGGCCGAACGGCTCCCGCACTTCCGATCGACCTTTGAGCCGTCCACCGGTGCGGAGATCCAGGCGGAGTACCTGATCCCCGCGGAGCACGCCGTCGCCGCACTCGAGGCGCTCCGCCCGCTGGAGTCGGTGTTCGCGCCGCTGCTCATCGCGGCCGAGGTCCGGACGATCGCGGCCGACACCGCGTGGCTCGCGCCCTCGTCGGGACGGCAGTCGGTCGGGCTGCACTTCACCTTCCGACGGGACGCCGAGGCGGTGGCTGCCGTGGTCGTGCGGATCGAGGAGCTCCTCGCGCCCTTCGACCCCCGGCCGCACTGGGGCAAGGTCTCCGCGGCGAGCGTCGAACGCCTGCACGAGGCGTACCCGCGCCTCGACGACTTCGCGGCGCTCGCGCGGGACACCGACCCGACGGGGCGGTTCCGCAACGCGTTCCTGGCACGCCTGCTGTCCTGA
- the araA gene encoding L-arabinose isomerase, translating to MTQVNPQATLDSYEVWFLTGSQGLYGEETLRQVEEQSKAVHAELAGALPVKLVWKPVLKDADGIRRALIEASADDKVIGVTTWMHTFSPAKMWIGGLQALTKPLLHLHTQANVALPWGDIDFDFMNLNQAAHGDREFGYALARLGVRHATAVGHVSDPRVQQRVSDWTRAAAGAAAVRELKLTRFGDNMRYVAVTEGDKTEAEIELGVQVNTWAVNELAAAVDAAAADTAAVDALVAEYDQQYDVVDDLRDGGSRRDALRDGAAIELGLRALLEQNDSAAFTTNFEDLGTLKQLPGLAVQRLMADGYGFGAEGDWKTAVLVRAMNVAGAGLPGGASLMEDYTYDLTPGAEKILGAHMLEVSPTLTTTKPTLEIHPLGIGGKDDPVRLVFTADAGEAVVVALSDTRDGFRLTANVVDVVPPTEALPMLPVGRAVWEPRPSFPVAAEAWLTAGAAHHTVMTTAVGLQVVEDLATMVGTEFLVIDEHTTARAFQDELRLQQAWHRLDRGF from the coding sequence ATGACGCAGGTGAACCCCCAGGCCACCCTCGACAGCTACGAGGTCTGGTTCCTCACCGGGTCGCAGGGCCTGTACGGCGAGGAGACCCTGCGCCAGGTCGAGGAGCAGAGCAAGGCCGTGCACGCGGAGCTCGCCGGTGCGCTCCCGGTGAAGCTCGTCTGGAAGCCGGTCCTCAAGGACGCCGACGGCATCCGCCGTGCCCTCATCGAGGCGAGCGCGGACGACAAGGTCATCGGCGTCACGACGTGGATGCACACGTTCAGCCCGGCCAAGATGTGGATCGGCGGGCTGCAGGCACTCACGAAGCCGCTGCTGCACCTGCACACCCAGGCGAACGTCGCGCTGCCGTGGGGCGACATCGACTTCGACTTCATGAACCTCAACCAGGCCGCGCACGGCGACCGTGAGTTCGGGTACGCCCTGGCGCGTCTCGGCGTCCGGCACGCGACCGCGGTCGGGCACGTTTCCGACCCGCGCGTGCAGCAGCGGGTGTCCGACTGGACCCGCGCGGCCGCCGGTGCCGCCGCCGTGCGCGAGCTCAAGCTCACCCGGTTCGGTGACAACATGCGCTACGTCGCCGTCACCGAGGGCGACAAGACCGAGGCGGAGATCGAGCTCGGCGTGCAGGTGAACACCTGGGCCGTGAACGAGCTGGCCGCAGCGGTCGACGCGGCCGCGGCGGACACTGCTGCGGTCGACGCACTCGTGGCTGAGTACGACCAGCAGTACGACGTGGTCGACGACCTGCGTGACGGCGGGTCGCGCCGCGACGCGCTCCGCGACGGCGCCGCCATCGAGCTCGGCCTCCGTGCCCTGCTCGAGCAGAACGACAGCGCCGCCTTCACCACGAACTTCGAGGACCTCGGCACGCTCAAGCAGCTGCCCGGCCTCGCGGTCCAGCGGCTCATGGCCGACGGCTACGGCTTCGGCGCCGAGGGCGACTGGAAGACCGCCGTGCTCGTCCGCGCGATGAACGTCGCCGGTGCCGGTCTCCCCGGGGGCGCGAGCCTCATGGAGGACTACACGTACGACCTCACCCCGGGTGCCGAGAAGATCCTCGGCGCGCACATGCTCGAGGTCTCGCCGACGCTCACCACCACGAAGCCCACCCTCGAGATCCACCCGCTCGGCATCGGCGGCAAGGACGACCCGGTCCGGCTGGTCTTCACCGCCGACGCCGGCGAGGCCGTCGTGGTCGCACTCTCGGACACCCGCGACGGCTTCCGCCTCACCGCGAACGTCGTCGACGTCGTGCCGCCCACGGAGGCGCTGCCGATGCTCCCCGTCGGCCGTGCCGTCTGGGAGCCGCGTCCGTCGTTCCCGGTCGCCGCGGAGGCGTGGCTCACCGCCGGCGCCGCCCACCACACCGTCATGACGACCGCGGTCGGCCTGCAGGTCGTCGAGGACCTCGCGACGATGGTCGGCACCGAGTTCCTCGTCATCGACGAGCACACGACCGCCCGCGCGTTCCAGGACGAGCTCCGCCTGCAGCAGGCGTGGCACCGTCTCGACCGCGGGTTCTAG
- a CDS encoding L-ribulose-5-phosphate 4-epimerase: MTEAITDETRAAVAAARERVASLHGELVRYGLVIWTGGNVSQRVPGTDLFVIKPSGVSSDDLTPENQVVCTLDGVPADGWGNAHGPSSDTAAHAFVYRNMPEVGGVVHTHSTYATAWAARAEEIPCVITAMADEFGGPIPVGPFAIIGDDSIGRGIVETLAGHRSRAVLMQNHGVFTIGKDAKDAVKAAVMCEDVARTVHIAKQGGALVPIAPDDIDRLFDRYQNVYGQNPEGAMR, encoded by the coding sequence ATGACCGAAGCGATCACGGACGAGACGAGGGCGGCGGTGGCCGCCGCGCGGGAGCGCGTCGCGTCCCTGCACGGCGAGCTCGTCCGCTACGGCCTGGTGATCTGGACCGGTGGCAACGTCTCCCAGCGCGTGCCGGGCACGGACCTGTTCGTCATCAAGCCGAGCGGCGTCTCCAGTGACGACCTGACCCCGGAGAACCAGGTGGTCTGCACCCTCGACGGCGTCCCCGCCGACGGCTGGGGCAACGCGCACGGCCCGTCGTCCGACACCGCCGCGCACGCATTCGTCTACCGGAACATGCCCGAGGTCGGCGGCGTCGTGCACACGCACTCGACGTACGCCACGGCGTGGGCGGCCCGCGCCGAGGAGATCCCGTGCGTCATCACGGCGATGGCGGACGAGTTCGGCGGACCGATCCCGGTCGGTCCGTTCGCGATCATCGGCGACGACTCGATCGGCCGCGGCATCGTCGAGACGCTCGCCGGTCACCGGAGCCGCGCCGTGCTCATGCAGAACCACGGCGTCTTCACGATCGGCAAGGACGCGAAGGACGCCGTGAAGGCCGCGGTGATGTGCGAGGACGTCGCTCGTACCGTGCACATCGCGAAGCAGGGCGGCGCGCTCGTGCCGATCGCCCCCGACGACATCGATCGACTCTTCGATCGCTACCAGAACGTCTACGGACAGAACCCCGAAGGAGCCATGCGATGA